One part of the Solea solea chromosome 16, fSolSol10.1, whole genome shotgun sequence genome encodes these proteins:
- the elfn1a gene encoding protein ELFN1: protein MACSLGMVMSALFWSVAIVYFTHVGRVRGDCWLIEGEKGFVWLAICSQNQPPYEAIPQHINSTIVDLRLNENKIKSIHYSALSRFANLTYLNLTKNEISYIEDGAFSAQFNLQVLQMGFNKLRNLTEGILRGLGKLQYLYLQANLIETVTPNAFWECPNIENIDLSMNRIQQLDGSTFTSLTKLTTCELYTNPFNCSCELYGFVKWLSVFPNRTNERMACNSPPGVSGYSLLSQNPNNPTYRNALHMLTTVCTDDNVTTFIALPTESPTPPPDATLCGLEDCPSGTEPDDITISSTYSSVEVTPLMKVKQVSNTGAVITVQIPNPFKKMYTLVLYNNSFFTDIQTLAEEKKDIELKNLKPHTNYTYCVASVRNSLRHNHTCLTVTTGPRIENDRAVNNATATHYIMTILGCLFSMVIFLGVVYYCLRRKRQQDEKHKKSSSLKKNIMELKYGQELEGGNVSRMSQKQLLAGESMARMPYLPSAGEMEQYKFQEISETPKMMKGNYMEVRSVEHHERRECDMGMAGNSQGSVAEISTIAKEVDKVNQIINNCIDALKSESTSFQGVKSGAVSTAEPQLVLLSEHPQNKSGLLSPVYQDSYHHSLQRHRTSNVSPKRPSTATGGPMRSPRPYRSESKYIEKTSPTGETILTVTPTANMLRAEAEKIRQYSDHRHSYPDAQIEELEGPDGHKSSMLEPLTHSRSRDLAYSQLSSQYHNLSYSSSPEYYCKPSHSIWERFKLHRKRHKDEEYMAAGHALRKKVQFAKDEDLHDILDYWKGVSSQQKP, encoded by the coding sequence ATGGCCTGCAGCTTAGGCATGGTGATGAGTGCCTTGTTTTGGTCTGTAGCCATTGTATATTTTACTCATGTTGGCAGAGTCAGAGGAGACTGCTGGTTAATTGAGGGTGAAAAGGGCTTTGTATGGCTTGCAATTTGTAGCCAAAACCAACCACCTTATGAGGCCATCCCACAGCATATCAATAGCACCATTGTGGACCTTcgtttgaatgaaaacaaaatcaaaagcaTCCATTATTCTGCTCTTAGCCGCTTTGCCAACTTGACCTACCTGAACCTGACAAAGAATGAAATCTCCTACATAGAGGATGGGGCCTTTTCTGCTCAATTTAACCTGCAAGTCCTTCAAATGGGCTTCAACAAGTTGAGGAACCTGACAGAGGGAATCCTCAGGGGTTTAGGAAAGCTGCAATACCTCTACCTCCAGGCAAACCTGATAGAGACTGTGACACCCAATGCCTTTTGGGAATGCCCCAACATAGAGAACATTGACCTTTCTATGAACCGTATCCAGCAGTTAGATGGGTCCACGTTTACTAGTCTAACTAAACTGACCACCTGTGAGCTGTACACCAACCCTTTCAACTGCTCGTGTGAATTATATGGTTTTGTCAAATGGCTCTCAGTTTTCCCAAACAGGACAAACGAGCGGATGGCCTGTAACTCCCCACCGGGTGTCTCTGGTTATAGTTTACTGAGCCAGAATCCAAACAATCCAACATATCGAAATGCGCTTCACATGCTCACAACGGTGTGTACTGATGATAATGTGACAACATTTATTGCTCTGCCCACTGAGTCACCAACACCCCCACCAGACGCAACACTTTGTGGGCTGGAAGATTGTCCATCAGGCACTGAGCCTGATGACATTACCATCAGTTCAACCTACAGCAGTGTGGAAGTCACTCCTCTGATGAAAGTGAAGCAAGTGTCGAATACAGGCGCCGTCATCACAGTTCAGATTCCTAATCCTTTCAAAAAGATGTACACCCTTGTTCTGTACAACAACAGTTTCTTCACAGATATCCAAACTCTTGCCGAAGAAAAGAAGGATATTGAGCTGAAAAACCTTAAACCCCATACCAACTACACGTACTGTGTCGCTTCAGTGCGTAACTCTCTAAGACACAACCACACCTGTCTGACAGTCACTACTGGCCCTCGTATTGAAAATGACAGAGCTGTAAATAACGCAACTGCTACTCATTACATTATGACAATCTTAGGCTGCCTCTTCAGCATGGTGATTTTTCTCGGGGTGGTCTACTACTGTTTGCGAAGAAAGCGTCAGCAAGATGAAAAGCACAAAAAATCAAGCAGCCTGAAGAAAAATATCATGGAACTCAAATATGGTCAAGAACTGGAGGGGGGGAATGTTTCTCGAATGTCTCAGAAGCAGTTGTTGGCTGGGGAGAGTATGGCACGCATGCCATATTTACCATCCGCCGGGGAAATGGAGCAATACAAATTTCAAGAGATAAGTGAAACTCCTAAAATGATGAAGGGTAATTACATGGAGGTGCGCAGTGTGGAACACCATGAACGCAGGGAATGTGACATGGGAATGGCTGGGAATAGCCAAGGATCCGTGGCAGAAATTTCCACCATTGCAAAAGAGGTGGATAAAGTTAACCAGATAATTAACAACTGCATTGATGCTCTAAAGTCGGAATCCACCTCTTTCCAAGGGGTGAAATCTGGAGCAGTGTCCACAGCAGAGCCTCAGCTCGTACTTTTATCAGAACACCCACAGAATAAATCTGGCCTTCTGTCCCCAGTATACCAGGACAGCTatcaccactctctgcagaggCATCGGACCTCTAATGTCTCACCAAAGAGGCCCAGTACTGCCACCGGAGGGCCCATGCGAAGCCCCAGGCCTTATCGCTCTGAATCCAAGTACATAGAAAAAACCTCCCCAACAGGAGAGACCATCCTCACTGTCACACCTACTGCCAACATGCTGAGGGCCGAAGCGGAGAAGATCCGTCAATACAGTGATCACCGGCACTCGTATCCCGATGCTCAGATAGAGGAGCTTGAAGGACCCGATGGTCACAAATCCTCTATGTTGGAGCCTCTTACCCACTCCCGCTCCAGAGACTTAGCATATTCTCAGCTGTCATCTCAGTATCACAACCTCAGCTACTCCTCCAGTCCTGAGTACTACTGCAAACCTTCACACAGCATCTGGGAGCGTTTCAAACTCCACCGGAAACGGCACAAAGACGAGGAGTACATGGCTGCAGGGCATGCACTGCGTAAGAAAGTCCAGTTTGCTAAGGATGAGGACCTGCATGACATTTTAGACTACTGGAAAGGTGTGTCATCCCAACAAAAACCATAA